The following are encoded in a window of Salvia miltiorrhiza cultivar Shanhuang (shh) unplaced genomic scaffold, IMPLAD_Smil_shh original_scaffold_462, whole genome shotgun sequence genomic DNA:
- the LOC131004812 gene encoding ethylene-responsive transcription factor ERF017-like yields MSGTAAEAKYRGVRKRKWGKYVCEIRLPNSRERIWLGSYDAAEKAARAFDAALFCLRGRAAKFNFPDDPPDIPGGESLSPSEIQAVAQRYGKSYGSGRLPQAAEDGFRARASEDSARVDLIDGSFWEMVDMNGGHNADFGPFPEPDEMYSYAHYEARVCEDEDEISYDDQLWNF; encoded by the coding sequence ATGTCCGGCACGGCGGCGGAGGCCAAGTACCGGGGCGTGCGGAAGCGGAAGTGGGGGAAGTACGTCTGCGAGATACGCCTCCCCAACAGCCGGGAGCGGATATGGCTCGGCTCCTACGATGCGGCGGAGAAGGCGGCGCGGGCCTTCGACGCCGCCCTCTTCTGCCTCCGCGGCCGCGCCGCCAAGTTCAACTTCCCGGACGACCCACCGGACATCCCGGGCGGGGAGTCGCTGTCCCCCTCCGAGATCCAGGCGGTGGCGCAGCGCTACGGGAAAAGCTACGGCAGTGGCCGACTGCCGCAGGCGGCAGAGGATGGGTTTCGGGCCCGGGCCTCGGAAGATTCCGCGAGGGTGGATTTGATTGACGGGTCGTTTTGGGAAATGGTGGACATGAATGGTGGGCATAATGCGGATTTCGGGCCTTTCCCAGAGCCCGATGAGATGTATAGCTATGCACATTATGAAGCTAGGGTTTGTGAAGATGAGGACGAGATCAGCTATGATGACCAGCTTTGGAATTTCTAA